In Streptomyces sp. TLI_146, the genomic stretch TGGTTCAGCGAGGCGCTGCCGTGGACGATGATCGGGCCGCCCTCGGTCTCCTTCAGCGCGGCGACCTCGTCGAGTGAACGCAGGATTGTGGTCGGGCCCCAGTCGGACACCAGGTCGCCCTCGGAGAGCGTGGTGGAGACGACGTACTTCGGCATCACCTTGTAGTCGGCGAAGTCCGCCATGTCCGGCCACACCGGGCTGAACGCCTCGTAGCTGGTGCGGCCCATCAGCATGGCGGTGGCTTCCTGCTGTTCCCGGCCCTTGATCTCGAACGCCTCGGGGAGGAACTCGATGTCCTTGAAGGTCCATCCGGAGTTGCGGTAGCCGGGTTCGCCGCCCGGGGCTTCCACGACGCCGTCGAGCGAGATGAACGCGGTGCTGATCAGGGTGCGCATTGTCAGGTTCCTCGGTTTCTCGTGTCTGGGTGCAAGAAGCTCAGCGGGCGCGAGGTGCGGTCGTACTCGTTGGTGCGGTGCTCCAGCTGTGGTCTATGACTGCTGGCCGCGGAGAATCTCATCG encodes the following:
- a CDS encoding dihydrofolate reductase family protein — encoded protein: MRTLISTAFISLDGVVEAPGGEPGYRNSGWTFKDIEFLPEAFEIKGREQQEATAMLMGRTSYEAFSPVWPDMADFADYKVMPKYVVSTTLSEGDLVSDWGPTTILRSLDEVAALKETEGGPIIVHGSASLNQALSDAGLIDRYHLLVFPLLLGAGKRLFSATDKDTQKLKLVEHEAYANGLQKHVFDVVR